A window of the Rhodoluna limnophila genome harbors these coding sequences:
- a CDS encoding helix-turn-helix domain-containing protein, with the protein MAIVVDFELLREKKGLTVAQLADKIGITQANLFVLKNNRARAVRFSTLAALCEALDCQPGDILRYEP; encoded by the coding sequence ATGGCTATCGTTGTCGACTTTGAGCTACTTCGAGAGAAAAAGGGACTAACTGTTGCCCAACTCGCAGACAAAATTGGAATTACTCAGGCAAATCTATTTGTTCTAAAAAACAATCGGGCACGGGCCGTGAGGTTCTCAACCTTGGCAGCGTTATGCGAAGCGCTCGACTGCCAACCAGGAGATATTCTGCGGTACGAGCCTTGA
- a CDS encoding DUF2975 domain-containing protein: MAAAAVIYFVVPQFSLELASRYSEFSDDELTIQIALTIPMLSASAAFLEVMYLQRLVHLNRMFSRSVYKWVRLLAITALVLAASFVALGMWLSSKAALPPLVFLVLIALTIFCLAVSAVTHSLLKLLRRATSATEELEGGV; encoded by the coding sequence TTGGCCGCCGCCGCCGTCATTTACTTCGTGGTGCCTCAATTTAGCCTCGAGCTTGCTTCTCGCTATTCTGAGTTTTCAGACGACGAGCTGACAATTCAAATCGCTCTGACCATTCCGATGTTGAGTGCTTCGGCAGCCTTTCTGGAGGTTATGTATTTGCAGCGATTAGTGCACCTGAACCGCATGTTCTCTAGGAGTGTTTACAAGTGGGTTAGGCTCCTTGCGATTACCGCTTTAGTTCTTGCTGCCTCTTTTGTCGCCTTGGGGATGTGGCTCAGTTCGAAAGCGGCGTTGCCTCCTTTGGTTTTCCTCGTGCTGATTGCACTTACGATTTTCTGCCTCGCAGTTTCTGCAGTCACTCACAGCTTGCTGAAGCTTCTCCGGCGGGCAACCTCAGCGACTGAAGAACTTGAAGGAGGTGTCTAG
- a CDS encoding DUF1905 domain-containing protein — protein sequence MPPRKGEDKLISINKSIRDAIGKSGGDEVTVNLYLHD from the coding sequence TTGCCCCCGCGAAAGGGTGAGGACAAACTCATCTCAATCAACAAATCGATCAGAGATGCCATCGGCAAATCGGGTGGCGACGAGGTCACCGTCAATCTTTACCTGCACGACTAG
- a CDS encoding fibronectin type III domain-containing protein → MKIKAIVLTLVLGILQALVPSAASADLPQPPAGPVFNQVQLKVLADNDFAVFMGNDTEITRLFYQNMVSWPDQVNNIQTLDVYPESGETYIYIVPMGGNGGYRTDSGGTEGGGEEDWNGVLNGIALLDYPGAEVAVGRRVADARDVIEYDYLLIHKYLTGFEANQSAIAGGTFSATLPDMSTASQNLIWAPALRNNHPSRIIIKNSCSVSCSGSRFNPAIANGAWNVPDGAASLFRYPLSNANLPVSPGDRQVTVTWKDPGAGGAVDNYLVEYKESSQPDSTFKVFGTVPGTSRTSTVTGLTNGTAYTLRVTANNAAGSASSYGRSVVPTGTPSRPANQSYSAGDGSVSINFSPPENDGGLAVTNYAYSVDEGVTWITRSPASTSSPITISGLTNGTDYSVRLRAINPFGAGQISLPIAVKPGIVSTRTLTYESGTLATVTGLAAGRTFNAGDTFTVAAGPTRTNFTFTGWKDGNVSYAAGDTYTVGASNPTLTAQWVQNSLLGVTPGSRSKVLTWNIVANESIDLTVAAGTDNSVRIQIPANALAAGTEVIFWRLLDDQLAKARISDEREYFVNLAVTWSKGDDVNTPMVVENATTPIVLTLMNSSIVEGATAWQIIGETARIVGNAERAGELTLRFTEDPVITAANEVVIATEPTPTPSPTVDPTPSPTPTPSPAPRKRTIEVGGFAGGSAELTAAMKSSMNSFLNSVSDPTKIRCTGYTMGPTVLRVDMSLAKRRAQAVCDYMISKAGSITSRTTLGKTTVSEKTKYRRTTITLTY, encoded by the coding sequence GTGAAAATTAAGGCCATCGTACTGACTTTGGTTCTGGGCATTCTTCAGGCTTTGGTGCCGTCAGCGGCATCAGCCGACTTGCCACAGCCACCTGCCGGACCGGTGTTCAACCAGGTTCAGCTAAAGGTGCTGGCCGACAATGACTTTGCTGTGTTCATGGGCAACGACACCGAGATTACTCGGCTCTTCTATCAAAACATGGTGAGTTGGCCAGATCAGGTAAACAACATTCAGACTCTTGATGTCTACCCAGAAAGTGGCGAGACCTACATCTACATTGTTCCGATGGGCGGAAACGGGGGCTACCGAACCGACAGTGGCGGCACCGAGGGCGGTGGCGAAGAGGACTGGAACGGCGTTCTAAACGGAATTGCGCTACTTGACTACCCTGGTGCTGAGGTTGCCGTGGGTCGCAGAGTTGCTGATGCACGTGACGTTATCGAATATGACTACCTCTTGATTCACAAATACCTAACCGGTTTTGAAGCAAATCAGAGCGCGATTGCTGGCGGAACATTCTCGGCAACCCTGCCAGACATGAGTACCGCGAGCCAAAACCTTATTTGGGCGCCGGCCTTACGTAACAACCACCCAAGCCGGATCATCATCAAAAACTCTTGCTCGGTGTCTTGTAGCGGAAGCCGCTTCAACCCAGCCATTGCCAACGGTGCTTGGAACGTGCCGGACGGAGCCGCATCGCTGTTCCGCTACCCATTGAGCAACGCCAACCTTCCGGTTTCACCTGGTGACCGCCAGGTAACCGTGACCTGGAAAGACCCAGGTGCCGGCGGTGCGGTAGACAACTATCTAGTTGAGTACAAAGAATCAAGCCAGCCAGACTCAACCTTCAAAGTTTTTGGCACTGTGCCTGGCACCTCCAGAACCTCGACCGTTACCGGTTTGACCAACGGAACTGCATACACGCTAAGAGTTACGGCAAACAACGCTGCCGGCTCGGCGTCATCGTACGGCCGATCAGTTGTGCCTACCGGCACCCCGTCACGCCCAGCCAACCAGAGCTACAGCGCTGGTGACGGATCGGTATCTATCAACTTCAGCCCACCAGAGAACGATGGTGGTTTGGCAGTCACCAACTACGCGTACTCAGTTGATGAAGGTGTGACTTGGATTACCCGCAGCCCAGCATCAACCAGCTCACCAATTACCATCAGCGGGCTAACCAACGGAACTGACTACTCGGTCCGATTGCGAGCCATCAACCCATTCGGTGCGGGTCAGATCTCGCTACCGATTGCTGTAAAGCCAGGCATTGTGTCTACCCGCACTCTCACCTATGAGTCGGGCACTCTGGCCACGGTAACCGGTTTGGCAGCTGGACGAACCTTCAACGCCGGCGACACTTTTACGGTTGCTGCCGGCCCAACCAGAACCAACTTCACCTTTACCGGATGGAAAGACGGTAACGTCTCGTACGCCGCTGGCGACACCTACACAGTAGGAGCGTCTAACCCAACCCTGACAGCACAGTGGGTTCAGAACTCGCTGCTTGGTGTAACCCCAGGCAGTCGATCAAAGGTGCTGACCTGGAACATCGTTGCAAATGAAAGCATCGACCTGACCGTTGCTGCCGGAACCGACAACTCGGTGCGCATCCAGATTCCGGCAAATGCCCTGGCGGCTGGCACCGAGGTAATATTTTGGCGACTTCTTGACGACCAACTTGCCAAGGCCCGCATCAGCGATGAACGCGAGTACTTTGTGAACCTGGCCGTGACCTGGTCAAAGGGTGACGACGTGAACACCCCGATGGTCGTGGAAAATGCCACAACACCGATTGTTCTAACGCTCATGAACTCATCAATTGTTGAGGGTGCAACCGCTTGGCAAATCATCGGTGAGACAGCACGGATTGTTGGCAACGCAGAACGAGCCGGAGAGCTCACTTTGCGCTTCACCGAAGACCCAGTGATTACTGCCGCCAACGAGGTTGTAATTGCTACTGAGCCAACCCCGACTCCAAGCCCTACTGTCGACCCGACACCAAGCCCAACCCCGACGCCGTCTCCGGCGCCCCGAAAGCGCACCATCGAGGTGGGCGGTTTTGCTGGCGGTTCAGCTGAGCTAACTGCTGCCATGAAGAGCTCTATGAATTCGTTCTTGAACTCGGTTTCCGACCCGACGAAGATTCGCTGCACTGGCTACACAATGGGCCCAACCGTGCTGCGAGTTGACATGAGTCTGGCTAAGCGACGTGCTCAGGCAGTCTGTGACTACATGATTTCGAAGGCCGGCTCAATCACTAGCCGAACCACCCTGGGCAAAACCACCGTTAGCGAGAAGACCAAGTACCGCAGGACAACCATCACGCTGACTTACTAG
- a CDS encoding DUF2200 domain-containing protein: MHKIYSMAFSRVYPLYIAKVERKGRTQAELDQVICWLTGFSADELQALIDSDATFTEFFDRARMNENAGLITGVICGMRVEEIEDPLMQKIRYMDKIVDELAKGRAMEKILRT, translated from the coding sequence ATGCACAAGATTTATTCGATGGCGTTCTCAAGGGTGTACCCGCTCTACATCGCCAAGGTCGAGCGGAAGGGTCGAACCCAAGCCGAGCTTGATCAGGTAATTTGCTGGCTTACCGGTTTTAGTGCTGACGAACTTCAGGCCTTGATTGACTCGGATGCGACTTTCACGGAGTTCTTTGACCGAGCCCGCATGAATGAAAACGCTGGACTAATCACAGGAGTGATTTGTGGCATGCGAGTGGAAGAAATCGAAGACCCGCTGATGCAGAAAATTCGGTACATGGACAAGATCGTTGACGAGCTTGCCAAGGGCCGTGCCATGGAAAAGATTTTGCGCACCTAA
- the pdxH gene encoding pyridoxamine 5'-phosphate oxidase: MDSLNRHEDYGQSALDETHLLADPIEQFKAWLIDAEAAQIYEPNAFVLATIDAENQSRARTVLLKGVDQRGFFFATNYLSRKGEAVAANPSVSAVFGWYSMYRQVLIQGIAEKVEPQESDDYFASRPHDSQVAAWSSHQSQPIQDRAALDDQFTSALAKFSNSDVPRPEYWGGYRIIPTRIEFWKGRSNRMHDRIEFVREIGADGQPGQWQVQRLQP; this comes from the coding sequence ATGGATTCACTAAACCGGCATGAGGACTACGGTCAGTCAGCGCTTGATGAGACCCACTTGCTTGCCGACCCTATTGAGCAGTTCAAGGCGTGGTTGATAGACGCAGAGGCCGCACAAATTTACGAGCCAAACGCATTTGTGTTGGCCACTATCGATGCTGAAAACCAGTCGCGCGCCCGCACGGTTTTGCTCAAGGGCGTTGATCAGCGCGGATTCTTTTTTGCTACCAATTACCTTTCGCGCAAAGGTGAGGCAGTGGCGGCAAACCCCAGCGTCAGTGCCGTCTTTGGTTGGTACTCAATGTATCGGCAGGTGCTGATTCAGGGCATTGCCGAGAAAGTCGAACCTCAAGAGTCAGACGATTACTTTGCCTCGCGCCCGCATGACTCGCAGGTGGCCGCATGGTCAAGCCACCAGTCGCAGCCAATTCAAGATCGCGCCGCACTCGATGACCAATTCACCTCGGCCCTGGCCAAGTTTTCAAACTCTGATGTCCCTCGCCCCGAATACTGGGGAGGTTATCGAATCATTCCAACTCGGATTGAGTTTTGGAAGGGCCGCTCAAACCGCATGCATGACCGCATCGAGTTTGTGCGAGAAATCGGTGCCGACGGTCAACCGGGTCAGTGGCAGGTTCAGCGGCTTCAGCCCTGA
- a CDS encoding MFS transporter — MKKSMLFLFAIAGGLAVGNLYFIQPLLGEISADLGTSATQNGWLVTAVQLGYASGIVFLLPLGDVKSRKKFVPLMVTLAGLGQVAISLSLDFNTLLIALFAVGFTTISGQILIPLTSELSDESHRGRNVSFVVSGILIGILGARTISGMLTDLAGWHTAFAIIGVANISLALALYRTIPNLEPKPQLAYPKLVAGIFALMVKNPWAFRLMSTNAIGMMIFSAVWTSSTLLLAGPQFNMSTTEIGLWGLFGIIGAVGARGTGRLIDAGKAEFATKIAWIATAIGMAVGALAEKSLIYLAIQLLLMDAALQAIGISNQTKLISSFPESRSRVNAGFVTVNFIGAAIGSAMTAVLWPTLGWAGIQLLGAAFALGALVLWAINKRLIPQG; from the coding sequence ATGAAGAAATCGATGCTGTTTTTGTTTGCAATTGCCGGGGGCTTGGCAGTTGGCAACCTGTATTTCATTCAGCCGCTGCTTGGTGAAATTTCAGCCGACCTGGGCACCTCGGCCACTCAAAATGGCTGGTTGGTGACAGCGGTGCAATTGGGGTACGCATCGGGCATTGTTTTTCTTCTACCTCTCGGAGATGTGAAGTCACGCAAAAAGTTTGTGCCCCTGATGGTCACGCTGGCGGGCTTAGGGCAGGTTGCAATTAGCCTGTCTCTCGACTTCAACACCTTGCTAATTGCCCTTTTTGCGGTTGGATTCACAACGATTTCGGGGCAGATTTTGATTCCGCTAACCAGCGAGCTTAGCGATGAATCACACCGCGGGCGCAACGTAAGTTTTGTAGTTTCAGGAATCCTGATTGGAATTTTGGGAGCCCGAACTATCAGTGGAATGCTGACCGATCTAGCCGGCTGGCACACTGCTTTTGCGATTATCGGTGTTGCCAACATCTCGTTGGCCTTGGCGCTGTACCGCACAATTCCAAACCTTGAACCAAAACCTCAGCTGGCCTACCCAAAGTTGGTAGCAGGCATTTTTGCCCTGATGGTCAAAAACCCTTGGGCATTCAGACTGATGAGCACCAACGCAATTGGCATGATGATTTTTAGTGCCGTCTGGACATCGTCTACCCTGCTGCTTGCTGGACCGCAATTCAACATGTCAACCACTGAGATTGGGCTCTGGGGGCTGTTTGGAATTATCGGTGCGGTTGGTGCACGCGGCACTGGGCGATTGATCGATGCCGGAAAGGCTGAATTTGCCACCAAAATTGCCTGGATAGCGACTGCGATTGGAATGGCAGTTGGTGCCCTGGCCGAAAAGTCACTTATTTATCTAGCGATTCAATTGCTGCTGATGGACGCTGCGTTACAGGCAATTGGAATCAGCAATCAGACCAAACTGATTTCAAGTTTTCCGGAGTCGCGCAGCCGAGTGAATGCGGGTTTTGTGACTGTGAACTTTATCGGTGCGGCAATTGGCTCAGCCATGACCGCTGTGCTGTGGCCAACTTTGGGTTGGGCTGGCATTCAACTTTTGGGTGCCGCATTTGCCTTAGGCGCCTTGGTGCTGTGGGCAATCAACAAGCGCCTGATACCTCAGGGCTGA
- a CDS encoding DUF5956 family protein → MQTASLLAMGLSSWPWNWADFKDTNLGLARTVDLPLNGHFAVLAFAAGPGRAHEIPNVYAPVMEVRGDGPATFSIPTDEDKEDIHFFLTTYLADADIPEPPEGVTWRLALPAGISFEHLQTFQQRVFDTVLHLHGAEQTKEAAIRLRVALSRLYNESS, encoded by the coding sequence ATGCAAACTGCTAGTCTCTTGGCCATGGGATTATCCAGTTGGCCCTGGAATTGGGCAGACTTCAAAGACACTAATCTCGGGCTGGCACGCACGGTTGATCTTCCGCTCAACGGCCACTTCGCAGTACTGGCATTTGCTGCAGGACCCGGCAGGGCACATGAGATTCCCAATGTTTACGCGCCTGTCATGGAGGTCCGTGGAGACGGGCCTGCGACGTTTTCGATTCCAACGGATGAAGACAAAGAAGATATTCATTTCTTTCTGACGACTTATTTAGCAGACGCTGATATTCCTGAACCACCCGAGGGTGTAACTTGGCGACTCGCACTGCCAGCTGGCATATCCTTCGAACACCTTCAGACTTTTCAGCAAAGAGTTTTTGACACTGTCCTTCATCTGCACGGCGCAGAGCAGACTAAAGAAGCGGCCATCAGATTACGAGTTGCCTTGTCGCGTTTGTATAACGAGTCAAGTTGA
- a CDS encoding DUF429 domain-containing protein codes for MLIAGVDLAAEPKGTALAVIDWIPGRAVLTDLQLGVADEAIVAAATGVTKIGIDCALGWPVEFINFVNLQAEISTGSPQFDGGIDWRRKLAYRETDRRVRQVTGRWPLSVSTDRLGMTAMRATGLLSKMAHHRIPIDRSGEGKVVEIYPAASMRIWGFQTSGYRASRDIRAQLLKSVLAEAPWLDLQSNTELMIDSCDAFDAVIAALATRSAALGQYQAPEAALLEQAKIEGWVALPNASLGGLVQSD; via the coding sequence ATGTTGATCGCAGGGGTGGACTTAGCCGCTGAGCCAAAAGGCACAGCCTTGGCCGTGATCGATTGGATTCCTGGTCGCGCAGTCCTGACTGATTTACAACTTGGCGTCGCCGACGAGGCCATTGTTGCCGCAGCGACCGGTGTTACCAAAATAGGTATTGACTGTGCCCTTGGTTGGCCCGTCGAGTTCATAAATTTCGTAAATCTTCAAGCTGAAATCAGCACGGGTTCTCCACAATTTGATGGCGGAATCGATTGGCGTCGCAAGCTTGCATACCGAGAGACTGACCGGCGCGTTCGGCAGGTAACTGGCCGTTGGCCATTGAGTGTTTCCACGGATCGCCTTGGCATGACCGCAATGCGCGCAACTGGTTTACTTTCAAAAATGGCTCACCATAGAATCCCGATAGATCGCTCGGGGGAGGGCAAGGTCGTCGAAATTTACCCGGCGGCATCGATGCGAATCTGGGGTTTTCAAACCTCGGGTTATCGAGCCTCACGCGACATTCGAGCCCAGCTCCTCAAATCAGTTTTGGCCGAAGCCCCCTGGCTTGACCTTCAATCCAACACAGAACTGATGATTGACTCTTGTGATGCCTTCGATGCAGTTATTGCTGCGCTGGCTACTCGTTCGGCTGCGCTTGGTCAATACCAGGCACCCGAGGCAGCTCTGCTTGAGCAGGCAAAAATTGAAGGTTGGGTTGCCCTGCCGAACGCAAGCCTTGGTGGTTTGGTGCAGTCGGACTAA
- a CDS encoding SOUL family heme-binding protein, protein MAIEKPEYRVLRSIGAIEIREYKEYWLAECDVTAVKDLRSASNQAFNRLFGYISGENSRGQKISMTAPVQQMPDSGGWKVSFVVPSSFSPEHIPVPNGQSIRLRKVEAGKFAALRYRGVWNNRIFDQMRDELLAGVAAAGLAPVGEVSSAVYNPPLTPPILRRNEVLVRVSD, encoded by the coding sequence ATGGCAATTGAGAAGCCAGAGTACCGAGTACTTAGGAGCATCGGGGCAATTGAGATTCGTGAATACAAAGAGTATTGGCTAGCCGAGTGTGATGTGACCGCGGTTAAGGATCTCAGGTCTGCCTCGAACCAGGCCTTCAATCGATTGTTTGGCTACATCAGTGGCGAGAATTCGCGCGGACAAAAGATCTCGATGACCGCTCCGGTGCAACAAATGCCGGACTCTGGCGGCTGGAAGGTTTCTTTTGTGGTGCCGAGTAGTTTTTCACCAGAGCACATCCCGGTACCAAACGGACAGTCGATTCGACTGCGAAAAGTTGAGGCGGGTAAGTTTGCAGCGCTCAGGTATCGGGGCGTTTGGAACAACCGAATCTTTGACCAGATGCGCGATGAGTTACTGGCCGGGGTGGCAGCTGCTGGTTTGGCACCGGTCGGCGAGGTATCAAGCGCGGTTTATAACCCGCCGCTAACTCCGCCTATTTTGAGGCGAAATGAGGTTTTGGTCAGAGTTTCTGACTAA
- a CDS encoding thiol-disulfide oxidoreductase DCC family protein: protein MGQIKPVLIFDGDCGFCTTTANLIREKSSTPIEIHPWQFIDVTKYGLTQAQTMDKVFVVEGVKTFGGHRAFAKILLLQKNPLLKLAGALIMYTPIAWLARPGYRLVAKYRHKLPGGTPACKIEPR, encoded by the coding sequence ATGGGGCAAATAAAACCGGTTCTTATTTTTGATGGTGACTGCGGTTTCTGTACGACCACCGCCAACTTGATTCGCGAAAAATCAAGCACACCGATAGAGATTCATCCGTGGCAATTTATTGATGTCACCAAATACGGTTTGACCCAAGCCCAGACCATGGACAAAGTCTTTGTGGTCGAGGGTGTTAAAACCTTTGGTGGCCACCGCGCCTTTGCCAAGATCTTGTTGCTGCAGAAAAACCCGTTGCTGAAGCTGGCCGGTGCACTGATTATGTACACTCCGATAGCTTGGCTCGCCCGCCCTGGTTACCGACTCGTTGCCAAGTATCGCCACAAGTTGCCGGGTGGTACCCCTGCCTGCAAAATCGAGCCGCGTTGA
- a CDS encoding TIGR01777 family oxidoreductase produces the protein MKPVVIAGGSGTLGRALARHLATQGHLVSILTRNPQSNSEFQEIQWNGIDAEESWGSQLSGCILINLAGELVDRVPTEENIDLLERSRVLPTRALATASNQFGAPSLWLQMSTLAIYGDAGERDLTEISRPADGPRQMAGVAKAWEAAMVGANADRTVILRTAVVLQPSSPALDRLLTITKRFMGGTVGNGQQWVSWIHIEDFLRAIDFLIGHQGIQGVVHVTSPSPIRNRDMMKALRGVARRPWVPPIPKFAIQLGARLLFRTDPQLALTGRRGLPNRLLREGFEFRFPNFAAAIQDLVK, from the coding sequence TTGAAACCAGTTGTAATTGCTGGTGGTTCGGGCACTCTCGGCCGAGCGCTTGCTAGGCACCTGGCCACCCAAGGGCATTTGGTATCGATTCTGACTCGCAACCCACAGTCAAACTCTGAGTTTCAAGAAATCCAGTGGAACGGCATCGATGCTGAAGAAAGCTGGGGGAGCCAGCTGAGTGGTTGCATTCTTATCAACCTTGCCGGCGAGCTGGTTGACCGGGTACCGACAGAAGAAAACATTGACCTTCTTGAGCGCTCACGAGTGCTGCCCACGCGTGCGCTAGCAACTGCGTCTAACCAATTTGGGGCGCCAAGTCTTTGGTTGCAAATGAGCACGCTGGCCATCTACGGTGATGCCGGTGAGCGCGACCTTACAGAAATTAGCCGACCAGCCGATGGCCCTCGTCAGATGGCAGGTGTGGCAAAGGCCTGGGAGGCAGCCATGGTCGGAGCAAACGCCGATCGCACTGTGATTTTGCGAACCGCTGTTGTGCTGCAACCAAGCTCCCCAGCGCTTGATCGACTCTTGACCATAACCAAGAGGTTTATGGGCGGTACGGTAGGCAATGGCCAGCAATGGGTGTCTTGGATTCACATCGAAGATTTCTTGCGCGCGATTGATTTTTTGATTGGCCATCAAGGCATCCAGGGCGTTGTTCACGTGACAAGCCCAAGCCCAATCCGCAACCGCGACATGATGAAGGCCCTGAGGGGTGTTGCGCGCAGGCCGTGGGTTCCACCCATTCCAAAGTTTGCCATTCAACTTGGTGCACGGCTGTTGTTCCGGACCGACCCACAACTGGCGCTGACTGGTCGCCGCGGCCTACCTAACCGGCTTTTGCGAGAAGGCTTTGAGTTCAGGTTTCCTAATTTTGCCGCTGCTATTCAGGATTTGGTCAAATAA
- a CDS encoding ABC transporter substrate-binding protein, whose product MIKKLIAVAVTAGLVTTLSACAPAETGNGAACETKTKVTMLGTIKVEIQDEFLAAVDEYNSSQECYEVESIAGTPDLTFLANVTPMYAANEAPTIMYTLQEIPDMADKVMDWTGTELAGLAGEGLLAAATIDGKIVGVPSTAEAFGLLYNKAVLDAAGVDPAAIATRSDLEDAFKAIEASGKGAIHFSALWWSLGAHFTNKYFAMAAEDHEGRLAVLDGLADGTKDLDADPVFQNWLATFELLKKYNASTPNLTDTEYDEALLNLADGNVGFWFMGNWAEPNLITNGAGTDFGIMPLPISDDAASYGNDSISVGVPGYFMVDNEQSTQEERDGAVDFLTWLYTTPEGQLHVAGSVEDGNMSFIPVYSGFTVEPTTFMAKQISEYVTAGKTIEWINTYYPAGGQDLYGASGQKLITGKINGAQYADEIEKAWLGVAKTWRGEKVE is encoded by the coding sequence TTGATCAAGAAACTTATTGCTGTTGCAGTAACAGCTGGTTTGGTCACCACTCTTTCAGCTTGTGCACCTGCCGAGACCGGCAATGGCGCAGCTTGTGAGACCAAGACCAAGGTAACCATGCTTGGAACCATCAAGGTAGAGATCCAGGACGAATTCCTAGCTGCTGTTGACGAGTACAACTCATCGCAGGAATGCTACGAAGTTGAGTCAATTGCTGGTACCCCAGACCTTACCTTCCTAGCTAACGTAACACCGATGTACGCAGCTAACGAAGCACCAACCATCATGTACACCCTTCAGGAGATCCCTGACATGGCCGACAAGGTTATGGACTGGACCGGCACTGAACTTGCTGGCCTAGCTGGCGAAGGCCTTCTAGCAGCAGCTACCATCGACGGCAAGATTGTTGGTGTTCCATCAACTGCTGAGGCTTTCGGTCTTCTATACAACAAGGCTGTCCTTGACGCCGCAGGTGTAGACCCAGCTGCAATCGCAACCCGCTCAGACCTAGAGGATGCTTTCAAGGCAATCGAGGCTTCAGGCAAGGGTGCAATCCACTTCTCAGCTCTATGGTGGTCACTTGGTGCACACTTCACCAACAAGTACTTCGCAATGGCAGCTGAGGACCACGAGGGTCGTCTAGCAGTTCTTGACGGGCTTGCAGATGGCACCAAGGACCTAGACGCTGACCCAGTGTTCCAGAACTGGCTAGCTACCTTCGAGTTGCTAAAGAAGTACAACGCTTCAACCCCGAACCTAACTGACACCGAGTACGACGAGGCTCTGCTAAACCTTGCAGATGGCAACGTAGGTTTCTGGTTCATGGGTAACTGGGCTGAGCCAAACCTAATCACCAACGGTGCAGGCACCGACTTCGGAATCATGCCTCTTCCAATCAGCGATGACGCTGCCTCATACGGCAACGACTCAATCTCAGTTGGTGTACCTGGTTACTTCATGGTTGACAACGAGCAGTCGACTCAGGAAGAGCGCGATGGCGCTGTTGACTTCCTAACCTGGTTGTACACCACCCCAGAGGGTCAGCTACACGTTGCAGGTTCAGTTGAAGACGGCAACATGAGCTTCATCCCTGTTTACAGCGGCTTCACCGTTGAACCAACCACTTTCATGGCAAAGCAGATTTCAGAGTACGTAACTGCTGGCAAGACCATCGAGTGGATCAACACCTACTACCCAGCTGGCGGCCAGGACCTATACGGTGCTTCAGGCCAGAAGCTAATCACCGGCAAGATCAACGGCGCTCAGTACGCTGATGAAATTGAGAAGGCCTGGCTTGGCGTTGCCAAGACCTGGCGTGGCGAGAAGGTCGAGTAA